In Candidatus Methanosphaera massiliense, the following are encoded in one genomic region:
- a CDS encoding minichromosome maintenance protein MCM → MTPIAENSRNSSASSTVKLEEFFSTRCKDEVFAVLDKYPEEKSVVVDYNELEMFDPDSADLLIEKPTETLEAASKSIVNIDPQRKNAQLNVRFKNVRNNVPLRYLRSEYIGKFITVDGIVRKTDEIHPRIMTAVFECRSCMRIHEVEQKTNIIHEPAVCQECGGRSFKLIQDESRYMDTQTVKLQEPLENLSGGDQPRQINIILEDDMVDTLAPGDKVRVTGILKTARDERTKRFNNYIYGNYIEPLEQEFEELHIDEEDEEEILKLAKSPDIYEKIIDSTAPSIQGYYEVKEAIAFQLFGGTAKELEDKTRIRGDMHILIVGDPGIGKSQILKYVSKLAPRGIYTSGKGTSGVGLTAAAVRDDLGGWSLEAGALVLGDKGNVCVDELDKMREEDRSAIHEALEQQTISIAKAGIMATLNSRCSVLAAANPKFGRFDRYKSVAEQIDLPSPILSRFDLIFIIEDKPNAERDHKLAGHILKIHQENTVPYAIEPELLRKYIAYARRNVHPTLTNEAAKVLQDFYVTMRSGAIDEDAPVPITARQLEALVRLSEASARIRLSNEVLKEDAERAIKLQEDCMKQVGYDPDTGKVDIDKVEGRTSHSERDKINIITEVIRDLSDEYEGNAPKNIVYAELSDKYNIGEIKADEIINMLKSKGVIYEPTSDHYKIA, encoded by the coding sequence ATGACACCGATAGCAGAAAATAGTAGAAATTCATCTGCATCATCAACAGTAAAACTGGAAGAATTCTTCAGTACTCGTTGTAAAGATGAAGTATTTGCTGTGCTAGACAAATATCCAGAGGAAAAATCAGTAGTTGTCGATTACAACGAACTTGAAATGTTCGACCCGGACAGTGCTGATTTATTAATAGAAAAACCTACGGAAACACTCGAAGCAGCTAGTAAATCTATTGTAAACATAGACCCACAACGAAAAAACGCACAACTAAATGTAAGATTTAAAAATGTGCGTAACAATGTACCATTACGATATCTACGTAGTGAATACATAGGAAAATTCATTACAGTAGATGGTATAGTACGTAAAACTGATGAAATACATCCACGAATAATGACTGCTGTTTTTGAATGTAGAAGTTGTATGAGAATACATGAAGTAGAACAAAAAACCAATATTATCCATGAACCCGCAGTCTGTCAGGAATGTGGTGGACGATCATTCAAACTAATACAAGATGAATCCAGATACATGGATACTCAGACCGTAAAACTACAAGAACCTCTTGAAAACTTATCAGGTGGAGACCAGCCAAGACAAATAAACATCATATTAGAAGATGACATGGTCGACACACTAGCTCCTGGAGACAAAGTCAGAGTAACAGGAATCTTAAAAACTGCACGTGACGAAAGAACTAAGAGATTTAATAATTACATCTATGGTAATTATATTGAACCATTAGAACAGGAATTCGAGGAGCTACATATTGACGAAGAAGACGAGGAAGAAATACTTAAACTAGCAAAATCTCCAGACATATACGAGAAAATTATTGATTCAACTGCACCATCCATTCAGGGATACTATGAAGTAAAAGAAGCTATAGCATTCCAATTATTTGGTGGTACTGCAAAAGAATTAGAAGATAAAACACGTATAAGAGGAGATATGCATATACTAATTGTTGGAGATCCAGGTATTGGTAAGTCTCAGATACTAAAATATGTATCTAAACTTGCACCTCGTGGTATATACACTAGTGGTAAAGGTACTAGTGGTGTAGGACTTACCGCAGCAGCAGTACGTGACGACCTAGGAGGATGGAGCCTGGAAGCAGGTGCACTTGTACTGGGAGATAAAGGTAATGTATGTGTAGACGAATTAGATAAAATGCGTGAAGAGGACCGTTCAGCAATACACGAAGCTCTAGAACAACAGACAATATCTATTGCTAAAGCAGGAATCATGGCTACACTTAACAGTCGTTGTAGTGTATTAGCTGCAGCAAACCCTAAATTTGGTAGATTTGACCGATATAAATCTGTAGCAGAACAAATAGACCTACCATCACCTATCCTATCACGTTTCGACTTAATATTCATTATTGAAGATAAACCTAATGCTGAAAGAGACCATAAACTAGCAGGACACATTCTAAAGATACACCAGGAAAACACTGTTCCATATGCAATAGAACCTGAATTACTACGTAAATACATTGCATATGCTCGTAGAAATGTACATCCAACACTAACTAATGAAGCAGCAAAAGTATTACAGGACTTCTATGTAACCATGCGTAGTGGAGCAATAGATGAAGATGCACCAGTACCAATTACAGCTCGTCAGCTAGAAGCACTTGTACGTTTATCAGAGGCCAGTGCACGTATACGATTAAGTAATGAAGTATTAAAAGAGGATGCTGAAAGAGCAATTAAACTACAAGAAGATTGTATGAAACAGGTAGGTTATGATCCAGATACTGGTAAAGTAGACATAGATAAAGTTGAAGGAAGAACATCACACTCTGAAAGAGATAAAATTAACATAATAACAGAAGTTATTAGAGATTTAAGTGATGAGTATGAGGGTAATGCTCCTAAAAACATTGTATATGCCGAACTATCTGATAAATATAATATTGGTGAAATTAAGGCTGATGAAATAATAAATATGCTCAAGAGTAAAGGAGTAATTTATGAACCTACATCTGACCACTATAAAATAGCTTAA
- a CDS encoding RlmE family RNA methyltransferase, with amino-acid sequence MMSRWKAKHDKEHYYKLAKKQNYRSRASYKLKQLDKKYKLLKPDYNVVDLGAAPGGWSQVVAEVIGEEGKGQIISVDLEYIKPIDHEAYTGVKGDFTTPEIQEMIMEIIDGKADVILSDASPKLTGIKDIDNFRAYDLAMAVIKISNNILKNNGNLIMKAFQGEAYQDLIKTLKKQFKTVKTTKPNSSRKRSAEMYVIARGFKGSNKN; translated from the coding sequence ATTATGAGTCGTTGGAAAGCAAAACATGATAAAGAACACTACTATAAATTAGCAAAGAAGCAGAATTATCGTTCAAGAGCTTCTTATAAACTTAAACAGTTAGATAAGAAATATAAATTATTAAAACCTGACTATAATGTAGTGGATTTAGGTGCTGCTCCTGGTGGATGGAGTCAAGTTGTAGCTGAGGTTATTGGAGAAGAAGGCAAGGGTCAAATTATTAGTGTAGACCTTGAATATATTAAACCAATAGACCATGAAGCATATACTGGAGTAAAAGGAGATTTCACAACACCTGAAATACAGGAAATGATTATGGAAATCATTGATGGTAAAGCAGATGTAATATTATCTGATGCTTCACCAAAACTAACAGGAATTAAGGATATTGATAATTTCAGAGCATATGACCTTGCAATGGCTGTGATTAAAATTAGTAATAATATACTTAAAAATAACGGTAATCTTATTATGAAAGCATTCCAAGGAGAAGCATATCAGGACTTAATAAAGACATTAAAAAAGCAGTTTAAAACTGTTAAAACAACAAAGCCAAATTCTTCTAGAAAACGTAGTGCTGAAATGTATGTTATTGCTCGTGGATTTAAAGGTAGTAACAAAAACTAG
- a CDS encoding metallophosphoesterase — translation MLIGVISDTHIPVRSSKIPEKVFDVFKNVDMILHAGDIESLDVIKSLEEIAPVTAVYGNCDPNLGLNEREVIEIENVRIGLAHGVVYPKGDTQQLYYIAKELDVDILITGHTHQAMIEKMDDVLLLNPGSPTQPRLTDPTVMLLKIEGSDVEAEIVKIGKPTCKALDFTQFNH, via the coding sequence ATGCTAATAGGCGTTATATCAGATACACATATACCTGTCAGGTCTTCAAAAATTCCTGAAAAGGTATTTGATGTATTTAAAAATGTAGATATGATATTACATGCAGGTGACATCGAATCACTAGATGTTATCAAATCATTAGAAGAAATTGCACCAGTTACAGCAGTATATGGTAATTGTGACCCTAATTTAGGACTTAATGAAAGAGAAGTAATAGAAATAGAAAATGTCAGAATTGGATTAGCTCATGGAGTTGTATATCCTAAGGGTGATACTCAACAATTATATTATATTGCTAAGGAATTAGATGTTGATATCCTAATTACTGGTCATACACATCAGGCAATGATTGAAAAAATGGATGATGTATTATTATTAAATCCTGGAAGTCCTACACAGCCACGTTTAACTGATCCTACTGTAATGTTACTAAAAATTGAGGGGTCAGATGTTGAAGCAGAGATTGTGAAAATTGGGAAACCCACCTGTAAGGCTTTAGATTTCACACAATTTAATCACTAA
- the topA gene encoding DNA topoisomerase I, whose product MNELIICEKPKVAEKVAKALSDSPVKNSYKRVPYYEIVKDNGEKTTVLSAVGHLFSLKATNKKDKRLFDVEWVPLSETDKSKKYVKNYIDTIKKFSKDADRFIHACDYDTEGTLIGYNALRYICGKDSIDKSFRMKFSALTKKDLIKSYSEAYPLKNDEKWADSGEARHVLDFLFGVNISKAMTDSVLAVTKRYVQLSAGRVQTPTLAILTEREKEIQKFVPEPYWLIKAKIQKRIIADHKKGKIFDKKEVDKILANCKGKDAKVTKITTRKSKKGLPVPFELGTLQSEAYAQFGFTPRKTQQIAQNLYVEGYTSYPRTSSQKLPESLGLPNILNQLAKNPKYKDKISQLKEPLKPNEGKKTDEAHPAIHPTGTLPKDISADYQKIYDLITYRFISLFGEPAELESIKVDLDIGEEPFTFSRQRISKEGWLSLDPYQYKKVKNEEFPDISEGETTKAKVKSEEKETKPPARYNQASIIRELEKRGLGTKSTRANIVSILYTRKYVEGKKIEVSQLGEQIIDTLEKYSERITSEQMTREFEIDLDKIKKNELTEQDVIDDAKSELTGILDKVDENKENIGKELYGAYEQSRIVGECSCGGNLIIISSPRGGKFVGCSNYPKCKKTYSLPAGANVLKTKCEKCGLPLISYGKPRQRACLDFECANGGKKSSNDIVGKCPECGNDLIKRMGRYGEFIGCTGFPKCRFTSSIADFEKAQTDTEKTEAK is encoded by the coding sequence ATGAATGAATTAATAATATGTGAAAAGCCTAAGGTAGCTGAGAAAGTTGCAAAAGCTTTATCTGATTCACCTGTTAAAAATTCTTACAAGAGAGTACCATATTATGAGATTGTAAAAGATAATGGAGAAAAGACAACAGTACTATCCGCTGTAGGACACTTGTTTTCTCTAAAAGCAACAAATAAAAAGGATAAAAGATTATTTGATGTAGAATGGGTACCATTAAGTGAAACAGATAAATCAAAAAAATATGTGAAAAACTACATAGACACTATAAAAAAATTTTCAAAAGATGCAGACCGATTCATACATGCATGCGATTATGATACAGAAGGAACACTGATAGGATACAATGCCTTAAGATATATTTGTGGTAAAGACAGTATTGATAAATCATTCAGAATGAAATTCTCTGCACTAACAAAAAAAGACCTGATAAAATCATACTCTGAGGCATATCCTCTGAAAAATGATGAAAAATGGGCAGATAGTGGAGAAGCTAGACACGTACTAGACTTCCTATTTGGTGTAAACATATCAAAAGCAATGACTGATTCAGTACTAGCAGTAACTAAGAGATATGTACAATTATCAGCAGGAAGAGTACAAACACCAACACTAGCAATACTCACAGAAAGAGAAAAAGAAATACAGAAATTTGTACCAGAACCATACTGGCTAATAAAAGCAAAAATCCAGAAAAGAATAATAGCAGACCATAAAAAAGGTAAAATCTTCGATAAAAAAGAAGTAGATAAAATCTTAGCAAACTGCAAAGGAAAAGATGCAAAAGTAACAAAAATCACCACAAGAAAATCTAAAAAAGGATTACCAGTACCATTCGAGCTAGGAACACTACAATCAGAGGCATATGCACAATTCGGATTCACACCAAGAAAAACACAGCAAATAGCACAGAACTTATATGTGGAAGGATACACATCATATCCAAGAACATCATCCCAGAAATTACCGGAATCACTAGGACTACCAAACATACTAAATCAACTAGCAAAAAACCCTAAATACAAAGATAAAATTTCACAACTAAAAGAACCATTAAAACCAAATGAAGGTAAAAAAACAGATGAAGCACACCCTGCTATACATCCAACAGGAACATTACCAAAAGATATATCAGCAGATTACCAGAAAATATACGACTTAATCACATACAGATTTATAAGCTTATTTGGAGAACCAGCAGAACTAGAATCAATAAAAGTAGATCTGGATATAGGGGAAGAACCATTCACATTCTCAAGACAAAGAATATCCAAGGAAGGATGGTTAAGTCTTGATCCATACCAATACAAGAAAGTAAAAAATGAGGAATTCCCAGATATATCTGAAGGAGAAACCACAAAGGCAAAAGTAAAAAGTGAAGAAAAAGAAACTAAACCACCAGCAAGATATAATCAAGCATCAATTATCAGAGAACTAGAAAAACGTGGTCTAGGAACAAAGTCAACCAGAGCAAACATAGTATCAATATTATACACTAGAAAATATGTTGAAGGTAAAAAGATAGAAGTCAGTCAACTAGGCGAACAAATAATTGATACACTAGAAAAATACTCTGAAAGAATAACTAGTGAACAAATGACCCGTGAATTTGAGATTGATTTAGACAAAATTAAGAAAAATGAATTAACAGAACAAGATGTAATTGATGATGCAAAATCAGAATTAACAGGTATTCTTGACAAAGTAGATGAAAATAAGGAAAATATCGGTAAAGAATTATATGGTGCTTATGAACAAAGCCGTATAGTCGGAGAGTGTAGCTGTGGCGGAAACCTAATTATAATCTCATCACCAAGAGGCGGAAAATTTGTAGGATGCTCTAATTATCCAAAATGTAAGAAAACATATTCTTTACCAGCAGGAGCTAATGTACTTAAAACAAAATGTGAAAAATGTGGACTTCCATTAATATCCTACGGAAAACCAAGACAAAGGGCATGTCTCGACTTTGAATGTGCTAATGGTGGTAAAAAATCTAGTAATGACATTGTAGGTAAATGCCCAGAATGTGGTAATGATCTCATAAAAAGAATGGGAAGATATGGCGAATTTATCGGATGTACAGGTTTCCCAAAATGCAGATTCACATCATCAATAGCTGACTTTGAAAAAGCACAAACAGATACTGAAAAAACAGAGGCTAAATAG
- a CDS encoding DEAD/DEAH box helicase codes for MIKDILTYFQNKKWFRDRIEHIEEIPARRARYTLEQVELPEPLENYLNDHNIKLYTHQYEALKHVRNGENVVITTPTASGKTLSFTLPVIEDLTNNREDTALYIYPTKALANDQLKSILSIDNECNLDIYPAKYDGDTPKSKRPEIKRKSRLVITNPYELHYILPWHEQWQRFFENIKYIIIDEAHQYRGVFGSNMAFLIRRLKRICKYYGSEPQFIISTATLANPMEFSEKLTGLSYKIIDDNGSPSGKKYFMFFNPYAIESKNPSIHNDTLKLFNTYVQNDLQTICFEISRKMAEVIALRSKKELEVKQPELSNKITAYRAGYTVEERKKIEDNLKEGKIKGIVTTNALELGINIGSLDSVIISGYPGTLISTWQQAGRAGRRNQEALITMVAFQNPLDQYFMKHPERFFNKTHEHAIIDLNNQQILREHLKCAAYEIPLKLNEIESFGFDDEGIVIDEISDLETEGILKYSNNQWIYNDERILKQDKTPNLELNLNDVRSEPYAVFNGRTFLEEMSEKQAFREAHENAVLIHNGDTYLVKELDIHKKRVYVKKKDLNYYTQALKEVDVKIIKEEQQNTINNIKLSYGRLNVTEKYDRYNVIKFSKITSSKKLNLPPLNFKTKGLWFTIPFEIREKVKETLNTDTKFEDAFMGCLQGVANVMLSVTPYHVMCDTYDLGGVTKNMHEDTLNATIFIYDGFEDGVGLTKKAYKLFKDIIKMSYELVRDCECESGCPACIYSSQQQTDDKHLNKEGTLLILKELYNNISKNE; via the coding sequence ATGATAAAAGACATACTAACTTATTTTCAAAATAAAAAATGGTTCAGGGACAGAATAGAACATATAGAAGAAATACCTGCAAGACGAGCAAGATACACTCTTGAACAGGTAGAATTACCCGAACCTCTGGAAAATTATCTTAACGACCATAACATAAAATTATACACTCACCAATACGAAGCACTAAAACATGTCAGAAATGGAGAAAATGTAGTTATCACTACTCCAACAGCAAGTGGAAAAACATTATCATTTACACTACCAGTAATAGAAGACCTGACTAATAACAGAGAAGACACAGCACTATACATATATCCAACAAAAGCATTAGCAAACGACCAGTTAAAAAGCATATTAAGTATAGATAATGAATGTAACCTAGACATATACCCCGCAAAGTATGACGGAGACACACCAAAATCCAAGAGACCAGAAATAAAAAGAAAATCAAGACTAGTTATAACAAATCCATACGAACTACACTATATACTACCATGGCATGAACAATGGCAAAGATTCTTTGAAAATATTAAATACATAATAATAGATGAAGCACACCAGTACCGTGGCGTATTTGGGTCAAACATGGCATTTCTAATAAGAAGATTAAAAAGAATCTGTAAATATTATGGTTCAGAGCCACAATTTATTATATCAACAGCAACGCTAGCAAATCCTATGGAATTTAGTGAAAAACTAACAGGACTTAGCTATAAAATAATTGATGACAATGGATCACCTTCCGGAAAGAAATACTTCATGTTCTTCAATCCATATGCAATTGAATCCAAAAACCCATCAATCCACAATGACACATTAAAACTATTCAACACATATGTACAGAATGATTTACAAACAATCTGCTTTGAAATATCACGTAAAATGGCAGAAGTTATAGCTTTAAGATCTAAAAAAGAACTAGAAGTAAAACAGCCCGAACTATCAAATAAGATAACAGCATACCGTGCAGGATACACAGTTGAAGAAAGAAAAAAGATTGAAGATAATCTGAAAGAAGGAAAAATAAAAGGAATCGTAACTACAAATGCATTAGAACTTGGAATAAATATTGGTTCATTAGATAGTGTAATAATATCAGGATATCCTGGAACATTAATCTCAACATGGCAGCAAGCAGGACGTGCAGGAAGACGAAACCAGGAAGCTTTAATAACAATGGTAGCATTCCAGAATCCGTTAGATCAATACTTCATGAAACATCCTGAAAGATTTTTTAACAAGACACATGAACATGCAATAATCGACCTTAACAATCAGCAAATACTAAGAGAACATCTGAAATGTGCAGCATATGAAATACCATTAAAACTCAATGAAATAGAAAGTTTCGGATTTGATGATGAAGGAATAGTTATTGATGAAATAAGTGACCTTGAAACAGAGGGTATACTAAAATATTCTAACAATCAATGGATTTACAATGATGAAAGAATATTAAAACAAGATAAAACACCAAATCTTGAATTAAACCTTAACGATGTAAGGTCAGAGCCATATGCTGTATTCAATGGACGTACATTCCTAGAAGAAATGAGTGAAAAACAAGCATTCAGAGAAGCACATGAAAACGCTGTATTAATACATAATGGTGACACATATCTTGTCAAAGAATTAGACATTCATAAAAAACGAGTATATGTGAAAAAGAAAGACCTTAATTATTACACTCAAGCATTAAAAGAAGTTGATGTGAAGATAATTAAAGAAGAACAACAGAACACTATAAATAACATTAAACTAAGCTATGGTAGACTTAATGTAACAGAGAAATATGATAGATATAATGTCATAAAATTCAGTAAAATCACATCATCCAAAAAATTAAACCTACCCCCATTAAACTTCAAAACTAAGGGATTATGGTTTACAATACCATTTGAAATAAGAGAAAAAGTAAAAGAAACACTTAACACTGACACTAAATTTGAAGACGCATTTATGGGCTGCTTACAGGGCGTGGCTAATGTTATGTTATCAGTAACTCCTTATCATGTAATGTGTGATACTTATGATTTAGGCGGTGTTACAAAAAATATGCATGAAGACACCTTAAACGCAACGATATTCATATATGATGGATTTGAGGATGGTGTTGGATTAACTAAAAAGGCATATAAATTATTTAAAGATATTATTAAAATGTCTTATGAATTAGTAAGAGACTGTGAATGTGAATCAGGCTGTCCTGCATGTATATATTCATCACAGCAACAAACTGATGATAAACATCTAAATAAAGAGGGTACACTTCTAATATTAAAGGAATTATATAATAATATTTCAAAAAATGAATAA
- a CDS encoding STT3 domain-containing protein, which translates to MDNKNLVRKIAPFIIAILLVLAVFAVRAETINLGGITDESQKALYEDDSGMPYFTEIDSYYNYRLTENYLNTGHLGDTVVNDSDWDSLSTSPNGREADYQPTIVVLAAAVYNIVNMFGNVSLTQVAFWLGPIIGSLAVLPAYFIVRRSTGNEWGAIVAGVIAGAAPAYFSHTYAGFFDTDMFNVLIPLMIALFLTESVYAKKPVYKVLYSVIAALFLALFSLSWSGYTYMVLLTFGTLILYLPASYFMDRLDGKKIPNNVQWLKDNPVTIPLVVFIVLSCILLLITVGTGTIESLINVIGMSTSLQNATVGSAYPNVYVSVGEMQVPAVIDVANQSGGLFALLFAVLCIPLFIYLLRKKPKTEKKSAQKVEKTKTDVSDKKVRNKRYTPKTKKAEEMVQHEHVFRPGKFEWTQHEKYNQLFLFLLTLFWIIGISIMLMQGTRFIEQFAVPVALLSGLFVGFIVKYIDLKTEKYSYVALLAAILVLLAVVSPVVADHTTASQAVGSTDDNMYNTLTWVKANTPQDTVLASWWDFGHLFTAVADRQVVFDGGSQNNMRAYWIGNALQTHNENLSAGILRMLANSGEDASNTLDLYTNDTSKSVEILNAILPMDRTQANAALIGTYGLNQQQANSVLDLTHPAHTKPINLILSSDMLSKAAWWSYFGTWNFTSENSTHYSYYPAQSSTENVNGQPFTMGMENGVIGVGSTSNDTNSTPMTFAYVDQTKLNKSLNMSTAEDKQRMAKELSDGTGNELIKPHKIIYISGNQLSERIVNNNSNMSIMAMQQDDGSYFTILFDSYLEDSVFTKLYLEGGMNTTRFNMTHSEPGISVWDVYEYPNNNTNAVQAVNTTS; encoded by the coding sequence ATGGACAATAAAAACTTAGTAAGAAAGATAGCGCCATTTATAATAGCAATATTACTAGTACTGGCCGTTTTTGCTGTTAGAGCAGAAACTATTAATCTCGGAGGAATAACCGATGAAAGTCAAAAGGCATTATATGAAGACGATAGTGGCATGCCTTATTTTACAGAGATAGACTCATATTATAACTATCGTTTAACAGAGAATTATTTAAACACGGGACATCTGGGAGATACAGTGGTTAATGATTCGGACTGGGATTCACTGTCTACGTCACCGAATGGTCGTGAAGCGGATTATCAACCAACCATAGTTGTATTAGCAGCAGCAGTTTATAATATTGTTAATATGTTTGGAAATGTATCATTAACTCAAGTTGCATTTTGGTTAGGCCCAATAATTGGATCATTAGCAGTACTACCAGCATACTTCATTGTAAGAAGAAGTACAGGTAATGAATGGGGTGCAATAGTTGCAGGTGTAATTGCAGGTGCGGCACCAGCATACTTCTCACACACATATGCAGGATTCTTTGATACAGATATGTTCAACGTATTGATACCATTGATGATTGCATTATTCTTAACAGAAAGTGTATATGCGAAAAAACCAGTATATAAAGTACTGTATTCAGTAATAGCAGCATTATTCCTAGCATTATTCTCTCTATCATGGAGTGGATACACTTACATGGTGTTATTAACATTTGGTACATTAATATTATACCTTCCAGCTTCCTATTTTATGGATAGACTGGATGGTAAAAAGATTCCGAATAATGTTCAATGGCTTAAAGATAATCCAGTAACAATACCCTTAGTAGTATTCATAGTATTATCATGTATATTACTATTAATTACTGTAGGAACAGGAACAATCGAATCCTTGATAAATGTTATAGGAATGTCAACAAGTCTTCAGAATGCTACTGTAGGTTCAGCATACCCTAACGTATATGTATCTGTAGGTGAGATGCAAGTTCCAGCAGTTATTGATGTAGCTAATCAATCAGGTGGATTATTCGCATTATTATTCGCAGTATTATGTATACCATTATTCATATATCTTTTAAGGAAAAAACCAAAAACCGAAAAGAAATCTGCTCAAAAAGTGGAGAAAACAAAAACTGATGTTTCTGATAAGAAAGTTAGAAACAAAAGATACACTCCTAAAACTAAAAAAGCAGAAGAAATGGTACAGCATGAACATGTATTTAGACCAGGTAAATTCGAATGGACACAACATGAAAAATATAATCAATTGTTCTTATTCCTATTAACATTATTCTGGATAATTGGTATTTCAATAATGTTAATGCAGGGTACAAGATTTATAGAACAGTTCGCAGTTCCAGTAGCATTATTATCAGGTCTATTTGTAGGATTCATTGTAAAATACATTGACCTTAAAACTGAAAAATACAGTTATGTTGCACTACTTGCAGCAATACTAGTATTATTAGCAGTGGTAAGTCCTGTTGTAGCTGACCATACAACAGCATCACAGGCAGTAGGCAGTACTGATGATAACATGTATAATACACTAACATGGGTAAAAGCTAACACACCTCAGGATACTGTATTAGCATCCTGGTGGGACTTTGGTCACCTATTCACAGCAGTAGCTGATCGTCAAGTAGTATTCGACGGAGGTTCACAGAACAACATGAGGGCCTATTGGATAGGTAATGCTCTGCAGACGCATAATGAAAACTTATCTGCAGGTATACTAAGAATGTTAGCAAACAGTGGTGAAGATGCATCTAACACATTAGATTTATACACTAACGATACAAGTAAATCAGTAGAAATATTAAATGCGATATTACCAATGGACAGAACACAGGCAAATGCAGCACTAATAGGAACATATGGATTAAATCAGCAGCAAGCAAACTCAGTACTGGATTTAACTCATCCAGCACATACAAAACCAATAAACTTAATCCTAAGTTCAGATATGCTTTCAAAAGCAGCATGGTGGTCATACTTTGGTACATGGAACTTCACAAGTGAAAATTCCACACACTACTCATACTATCCAGCACAAAGTTCTACAGAGAATGTAAATGGTCAACCATTCACAATGGGAATGGAAAATGGAGTAATTGGAGTAGGGTCAACAAGTAATGATACCAATAGTACACCAATGACCTTTGCATACGTGGACCAAACAAAATTAAACAAATCATTAAACATGTCTACAGCAGAAGACAAACAACGTATGGCTAAAGAGTTAAGTGACGGAACAGGTAATGAATTGATTAAACCACATAAAATAATTTATATAAGTGGTAATCAATTATCTGAAAGAATTGTTAACAATAACAGTAACATGTCAATAATGGCTATGCAACAAGATGATGGTTCATACTTCACAATATTATTTGACTCATATCTTGAAGATTCAGTCTTCACAAAATTATACCTAGAAGGTGGAATGAACACCACTAGATTTAACATGACTCACTCAGAGCCAGGTATAAGTGTATGGGATGTATATGAGTATCCTAATAATAACA